The Streptomyces cyaneogriseus subsp. noncyanogenus region TCGCCATGATCTTGTCCTTCTGGACGTAGTGGGCGAAGCGCTCGTGGTCGCCGTCGCCATGGGAGGTCTGCGGCGTCGGCTCTACGAGGGTCCCCGTACCTGTCCCGCGCTCGGGCTCGAGAGTGCTCATGAATGCCAGGGTACTGAAGGTCACACGGATCAGTTGAGCGAAGGGTCGTCCGGGTACGTCGCCACCATCGCCAGTTCGTTGCGCTGGCGGCGCAGGACCTCGCGCCACAGCCGCTCGGGCGCCGGGGAGGACACGTCGCCGGGCTCGGACTCCACCACGTACCAGGCGCCCTCGACCAGTTCGTCCTCCAGTTGGCCGGGGCCCCAGCCGGCGTATCCGGCGAAGATCCGCAGCGATCCGACGGCCGAGGCCAGCAGCTCGGGCGGCGCCTCCAGGTCCACCAGGCCGATCGCGCCGTGCACCCGGCGCCAGCCCAGCGGGGCGGCCTCCCCGCTGTCGCCGCCGGGGACGACGGCGACGCCGAGGGCGGAGTCCAGGGAGACCGGGCCGCCCTGGAAGACGACACCGGGTTCGCCGGCGAGGTCCGCCCAGCCCTCCAGGATGTCGCCCACGCCGACCGGCGTCGGGCGGTTGAGGACGACACCGAGGGAGCCCTCCTCGTCGTGGTCGAGAAGGAGCACCACCGCACGGTCGAAGTTCGGGTCCGCCAGGGCGGGGGTGGCCACGAGCAACCGCCCTGTGAGCGAGGACACCTCGGTCATGCCAGACATGATCCCGCATCTTCCCCTTCCGTGGGGAGGCAATCGGGGGCAGGGGAGTGAAGGCAGCTCGGAGCGGGTCGGCGCACCCCCGTCCGCGCGCCCGCGGCCGTGACCCCATGTGCCCACGGGGGAACGGTTCGTGTTGTGACACAGTCATGACGCGGTACGGGGGTCCGCGGGCTTACTGAAGGGGTCCCGAAGGCGATTACCCTTTCCCTCCTGTGCCCCTGCCCCACTCCACGGAACGCGAGATTCATGACCGTCAACGGCTCTGATGACGTACTGCTTGTCCACGGCGGAACCCCGCTGGAGGGCGAGATCCGGGTCCGCGGTGCGAAGAACCTCGTGCCGAAGGCCATGGTCGCCGCCCTGCTGGGCAGTGCGCCGAGCAGACTGCGCAACGTCCCGGACATCCGTGACGTGCGGGTCGTCCGCGGGCTGCTGCAACTGCACGGGGTGACGGTCCGTCCGGGCGAGGAGCCGGGCGAGCTGGTGCTCGACCCGACCCGTGTGGAGAGCGCGAACGTCGCCGACATCGACGCCCACGCGGGATCGAGCCGCATCCCGATCCTGTTCTGCGGCCCGCTGCTGCACCGCCTCGGGCACGCGTTCATCCCCGGCCTGGGCGGCTGCGACATCGGCGGCCGGCCCATCGACTTCCACTTCGACGTGCTGCGCCAGTTCGGCGCGAAGATCGAGAAGCGGGCGGACGGCCAGTACCTGGAGGCCCCGCAGCGGCTGCGCGGCACCAAGATCCGGCTGCCGTACCCGTCCGTCGGCGCGACCGAGCAGGTGCTGCTGACGGCCGTGCTCGCCGAGGGCGTCACGGAGCTGTCCAACGCGGCCGTCGAGCCGG contains the following coding sequences:
- a CDS encoding YqgE/AlgH family protein, with amino-acid sequence MTEVSSLTGRLLVATPALADPNFDRAVVLLLDHDEEGSLGVVLNRPTPVGVGDILEGWADLAGEPGVVFQGGPVSLDSALGVAVVPGGDSGEAAPLGWRRVHGAIGLVDLEAPPELLASAVGSLRIFAGYAGWGPGQLEDELVEGAWYVVESEPGDVSSPAPERLWREVLRRQRNELAMVATYPDDPSLN